CCCTCAGACGCGCAACGTCGTCCGCAGCACCTGGAGCCGTGCGACCTCAGGGTTCCGCAGCGCGGACGTGCGCCGGTACAACCCGGTGACATGGTTCCAGCAGGGCGTGCGCTCGTTCTCGGGACTCCGGGGGCGCGCCTGGGTCATGAACTTCATGGGTCATTCCGACGCGGCACGGTCCTTCCAGGCGTTGAGCAACGCGAACGGCGTCCGACAGTTCGCGCAGGGGGCGACGGCGTACCCGGCCACCCTGCAGCGTCTGGGCTCGCTCAACCCGCTCGCCGTCGGCTCCCTGGGCACCGTCGTCGCCCCGTACGTCAGCGACGTCGTCGGCAATGGCACACTGCTCTACCGTGATCAGAAGACGTGGTGACCGATGACCGATGACCCGGCGCGTCCCGGCGCGGACGAGGTGTTCACGTTCCCGTCTCGCCCGGGCTGGATCTTCTGGCCGGCCGGGCTCAACCCCGCCGGATGGGGCGACGTCGCTGCCGAGGTGCCGGGGGGCGAGAACGACGACGCCGTCATCGCCGCGGTGCGGGCCGTCGACGAGCGGGCCACGGGCGCGGGCGATGCCTGGGGCGCGGGGATCTGGTTCGATCCGGCGAACGACCACCGTCCGACCGCGAGCCTTCTCGTGCGGACCTTCCGCGCGCGCGGGGACGTCACCAAGGCGTTCCGCCGTGCGGTCAAGGGCGCGCGGCGGGTGCCGCGGATCCCCGGCGTCGTGGTGGATGGCTACACGTCCGACTCGGTCGAGACCGGCAGCGGTCCGCTCCTCGTGCAGGTCGTGGACACCTCCGACGCGACGACCGGCCAGGTGCTCCACACCTGGCGGTTGAGTCTCTTCCCCCTGTCCCGCGACGAGGTCGTCGAGATCGAGTGCGACACCCCGTACTCGCACCTCGTCGACCAGGTCGAGGACGAGATCTCCGTGCTGGTGAACGGTTCGACCTACGCCCGGCTCGAGGTGTCGTGAACTTTCCCGCGGACCCGCCGTGGCCCTCCCAGACGGCATCCGGTCTCTTCCTGATCGTCGTGATCGTCTTCTTCGCCTGGTTCTGCCTGCGCGGGCCGGTCCACGTCCCGGCCGTCCGAGCCGTCGTGTCCGAAGCGGTCAGCGACTCCACGGAGCGACTCTTCCGCGCCGGGGTCGCCTGGGCGATGTTCGCCGCCGCCGGCGTGTGGCTGGCGGTCCAGAGGGCGACCGACGCGCTGCGCGACGTCGAGCAGGACGGGTTCGACGTCTGGTGGGCGGCAGGTCGTCCCGACGACTTCCCGGTCCCGCCGTCGGCGGGGATCGGCGCGGCGGGATGGCTCGGTCTCGCGGTCGCGTCGGCGGCCATCGTCTGGGGGATCTGGTACGTGCTCCACGGCTTCCGGCGGTACGGTTCCGGACGACGTGCGGTACGGGTCGGTGCACTCCGGTTGAGCCTCGTGTCCTTCGTGGTCCTCGTCTACGGTGGGCTCCTGTGGTGGGAGGTCGCACGGCAGCGGCAGGAGTGGGCGAGCTGGATCGAGGTGTTCCCGGGATGAGCGACGTCCGGGCGCTGCCCACCGACCCGCTCGGCACCGACCGCGTCGCCGCCCACCTGACCGAGGAACGCGAGCCCGGCGGCGACGACGCCGTGCCTGAGCCCAGCAGCGAGCGGGTCGATCTCACCGAGGCGGCCACCCACTGGGCGTTCGTGTACCCGAACGGCTGGTGGCCGGTCCCGCTGGACGACCCGGCGGCGATCGACGCCCGCGTGCGCGACGTCGTCGTGCAGCGCCTGGGCCGGCGCGACGACCGGGCCCGGGCCCGGCGCGAGGCGCGGGACAACCTCACGGCGGCGGCCCGCGGCGCGGCCGAGGCGGGCGCGGCCGCGATCACGGTGTTCGCCATGGACGTCGGGGACGTCGCGCTCACCGGCACGATGGCGGTGTTCCCCGTGGACGCCGCGACGGCCGGCTCGGACGAGCTGGTGGCCCGGCTCGCGGGGACGCTCGCGGGCGCGGACGTCGACCGTCAGGAGCTCGAGGACGGCTGGGTGCTGCGTGCGGTGCGGCAGACGGAGGTCGAGCGGACGGACGTCGACGGCGAACCGGCGCTGCCCGAGCTGCGGGCCGATTACTGGACGGCCCGGCGCGGGCTGGAGCCGGTGCTCAACGTGACCTTCACGACGCCGTTCGTCCCGCTGCGCGAGGCGATGCTCGGCCTGTTCGACGCCGTCGTGCTGTCCCTGCACCCCGTGGTCCGCACGCCCGCCTGAGGCAGGACGGGAACCGGCGACGTACCCTGCGCGTTGCACGGGTGTCGTCAACCAAGGAGATCAGCGGTGGGTCATCAGCACTTCAACGGCCTCAAGACGGTGCTGCTCTTCGGGGTGCTGTGGGCGGTGCTCCTGGGCCTGTGGGCGCTGTTCTTCCGCGGCAGCCAGGGGATGCTGTTCCTGTTCACCGCGCTGGGTCTGATCGGCACGTTCGTCGGGTACTGGAACTCCGACAAGATCGCGATCAAGGCGATGCACGCCTACCCCGTGACCGAGCTCGAGGCGCCGGAGATGTACCGCATCGTGCGCGAGCTCTCCACGGTGGCGCGCCAGCCCATGCCCCGCCTCTACATCTCGCCCACCCAGGCGCCCAACGCGTTCGCGACCGGTCGCAACCCGAAGAACGCGGCCGTGTGCTGCACCGAGGGCATCCTGCGGATCCTCGACGAGCGCGAGCTGCGCGGCGTGCTCGGCCACGAGCTCATGCACGTCTACAACCGCGACATCCTCACCTCGTCGGTCGCGTCGGCGCTCGCGGGCGTCATCACGTCGCTGGCGCAGTTCCTGCTGTTCTTCGGCGGGGGCGACCGCCGCGAGGGCGGCAACCCGCTCGCCGCGCTCGCGCTGGCGATCCTCGCGCCGTTCGCCGCGATGCTCATCCAGATGGCGATCTCCCGCACCCGTGAGTACGACGCCGACGAGGACGGCGCCAAGCTCACCGGCGACCCCCTCGCGCTGGCGTCCGCGCTGCGCAAGCTGGAGAGCGGCACGTCGGCGGCACCGCTGCCGCAGACGCAGCCCCTGGAGAACGTCTCGCACCTCATGATCGCCAACCCGTTCCGCGGCGGCGGCATGGCCAAGCTGTTCGCCACCCACCCGCCGATGAACGAGCGCATCGCCCGCCTCGAGAAGATGGCCGGCGGCACCGGGTTCGGCCCCGGCGGCATCACCCGCTACTGACGCACCGCCCCGCCGCGCCGCTAGGGTGGCGCGCGATGTCCTCGACTCCCGCACCGCCGACCGACCGCCCCCTCGACCACCCCGACGGTCCGGCGACCGACGCGCCGGACGCCCGTCCTCGCACCGGTCGTCTCGACCGGGCCCGGGCCGCCGCGGGCGGCGACGGGGCCGGGGACCGGTTCGCGCGCTGGGAGCGTGCCGTCGAGTGGCCGCTGCTCGTGGTCGCCCTGCTGTTCCTCGTCGCGTACGCCGTCCCCGTCGCGTTCCCCGACGTCCCCGCGGCCGTGCGGACCGCCTGCTCCGGCGTCCTCTGGCTGACCTGGGTGGCGTTCGTCGTCGACTACGGGGTGCGGCTCGTCCTCACGCCGCGGCGGTGGCACTTCGTGCGCACCCACCCGCTGGACCTCGCGGTCATCGCGCTGCCGCTGCTGCGACCCCTGCGGCTGCTGCTGCTCGTCAACGCGCTGCTGCGCATCAACCGGATGGGTTCCCGCCACCTGCGCGGCCAGGTCGTCGTGTTCGCCGCCGCCGGCACCGCGCTGCTCGTCCTCACCGGCGCCCTCGCCATCACCAACGCCGAGCGCGGCGTGCCGGGGTCGTCGATCGCGAACCTCGGTGACGGGTTCTGGTGGGCCATCGTCACGATGTCCACGGTGGGCTACGGGGACATGTTCCCGGTGACGGTCACCGGCCGGTTCGTGGCCGTCGGCCTCATGATCGGCGGCATCGCGCTCCTCGGTGTCGTCACGGCGACGCTCGCGTCCTGGCTGGTGGAGCGCGTGGACGCCACCACGGAGGAGGAGCACCAGGCCACCCGCGGCCAGGTGGACGCGCTGCACGCCGAGCTCGCCGCGCTGCGCGCCGAGCTGAGGGACCGGGCCGTCCTCGCGCCGTCCGGCCCGTCCGGGACGGACGACGCCACGGGCGCGCCGCCGCACGGCGACCGGGAGGCCGACGGGCGCCGCTGACCGCACCCGGTCACCCGCCCCGCCCGAGCGGGGCGCGCCGCCGCCGGTTCGTCCCGGTGCCGGCTCCCCGGGCGTGCGGCCGCCGGTTCTGGCAGGCTGACCAGCGATGTCGTCGGAACCGTTCCTCCAGCAGGCCCTCGCTCGTCGCGAGTCCGAGGTGGTCGGGCCGCGCCTGCGTCGCTGGGAGGCCGCCACGGAGCGGCCGCTCACGGCCGTGGGCGTGCTGTTCCTCGTGGCGTACGCCGTGCCGATCGCCGTCCCGGAGGTCGGGTCCGACGTCCGGGAGGCGTGCGCCTGGTTCCTCGCCGTGACGTGGGCGGTCTTCGCCGCGGACTACGTCGTGCGCGTCGTCCTGGCGCGGCGCCGCTGGGTCTACGTGCGACGGCACCCGCTCGCCCTCGCCGTCGTGCTGGTGCCGGCGCTGCGCCCCCTGCTGCTCGTGTCGGTGGTGAGCCGGCTCAACCAGGCGGGTCGACGACGGCTGCGCGGCAAGGTGGTGCGGTACGCCGCCGTCGGGACGGTGCTGCTCGTCGTCACCGCCGCGCTCGTCGTCACGCAGGCGGAGCGGGGCGAGCCCGGCTCGACGATCGAGACGCTCGGCGACGGCGTCTGGTGGGCGCTGGTGACGGTCACGACCGTCGGGTACGGGGACATGGCGCCCGTGACGACGCTGGGCCGCACCATGGCGGTGCTCCTCATGCTCGGCGGCATCGCCCTG
This Isoptericola jiangsuensis DNA region includes the following protein-coding sequences:
- the htpX gene encoding zinc metalloprotease HtpX, with product MGHQHFNGLKTVLLFGVLWAVLLGLWALFFRGSQGMLFLFTALGLIGTFVGYWNSDKIAIKAMHAYPVTELEAPEMYRIVRELSTVARQPMPRLYISPTQAPNAFATGRNPKNAAVCCTEGILRILDERELRGVLGHELMHVYNRDILTSSVASALAGVITSLAQFLLFFGGGDRREGGNPLAALALAILAPFAAMLIQMAISRTREYDADEDGAKLTGDPLALASALRKLESGTSAAPLPQTQPLENVSHLMIANPFRGGGMAKLFATHPPMNERIARLEKMAGGTGFGPGGITRY
- a CDS encoding potassium channel family protein; translation: MSSTPAPPTDRPLDHPDGPATDAPDARPRTGRLDRARAAAGGDGAGDRFARWERAVEWPLLVVALLFLVAYAVPVAFPDVPAAVRTACSGVLWLTWVAFVVDYGVRLVLTPRRWHFVRTHPLDLAVIALPLLRPLRLLLLVNALLRINRMGSRHLRGQVVVFAAAGTALLVLTGALAITNAERGVPGSSIANLGDGFWWAIVTMSTVGYGDMFPVTVTGRFVAVGLMIGGIALLGVVTATLASWLVERVDATTEEEHQATRGQVDALHAELAALRAELRDRAVLAPSGPSGTDDATGAPPHGDREADGRR
- a CDS encoding potassium channel family protein yields the protein MSSEPFLQQALARRESEVVGPRLRRWEAATERPLTAVGVLFLVAYAVPIAVPEVGSDVREACAWFLAVTWAVFAADYVVRVVLARRRWVYVRRHPLALAVVLVPALRPLLLVSVVSRLNQAGRRRLRGKVVRYAAVGTVLLVVTAALVVTQAERGEPGSTIETLGDGVWWALVTVTTVGYGDMAPVTTLGRTMAVLLMLGGIALLGVVTATLSSWLVELVAYTPPDEDDLETFAAQQARAGSDDVDAADLPPRFVDAGVGTMVTPEQAALLMAELRALRGEIAELRARLPEGPA